One genomic window of Angustibacter sp. Root456 includes the following:
- the cysS gene encoding cysteine--tRNA ligase has protein sequence MTLRLYDTATRELRDFEPLQPGRVGLYICGLTVQGSPHIGHVRFAVAFDILRRWLETGHGYQVDVVRNVTDIDDKILTKSAAAGEPWYAWAYEHERQTGAALDALGVLPATYEPRATGHVPEMVEIMDLLVERGHAYAADAEGENAGDVYFEVKSWPQYGELTHQRVDDMSPAEDADPRGKRDPRDFALWKGHKPGEPESASWASPYGRGRPGWHLECSAMARKYLGDTFDIHGGGVDLRFPHHENEQAQSRAAGFGFARYWLHNGWVTVGGEKMSKSLGNSLIVSEVLKSVRPLALRYYLGAAHYRSMIEYTPDSLAEAESAVERIEGFVQRASAVAPVPFEVELPEAFREALDDDLNVSGALAVVHETVRAGNTALDEGDDASVRESLGAVVAMTSVLGINPLDPVWSGASAADDRAASALDALVRAELDARQAARAARDFAAADAIRDRLTAAGIAVEDTPSGARWSLARSTVGRQSTSVEDGDS, from the coding sequence GTGACCTTGCGCCTGTACGACACCGCCACCCGCGAGCTGCGCGACTTCGAGCCGCTGCAGCCGGGCCGCGTGGGGTTGTACATCTGCGGCCTCACCGTGCAGGGGTCGCCGCACATCGGGCACGTGCGGTTCGCCGTCGCGTTCGACATCCTGCGGCGCTGGCTCGAGACCGGGCACGGCTACCAGGTCGACGTCGTGCGCAACGTCACCGACATCGACGACAAGATCCTCACCAAGTCGGCCGCGGCAGGTGAGCCGTGGTACGCCTGGGCCTACGAGCACGAGCGGCAGACCGGTGCGGCCCTCGACGCCCTGGGTGTGCTGCCCGCGACGTACGAGCCGCGGGCGACCGGGCACGTCCCGGAGATGGTCGAGATCATGGACCTGCTCGTCGAGCGCGGCCACGCCTACGCCGCCGACGCCGAGGGCGAGAACGCCGGCGACGTGTACTTCGAGGTGAAGTCCTGGCCGCAGTACGGCGAGCTCACCCACCAGCGCGTCGACGACATGTCGCCCGCCGAGGACGCCGACCCGCGCGGCAAGCGCGACCCGCGCGACTTCGCGCTCTGGAAGGGCCACAAGCCCGGCGAGCCCGAGTCGGCGAGCTGGGCCTCGCCGTACGGGCGGGGACGTCCGGGTTGGCACCTGGAGTGCTCGGCGATGGCGCGCAAGTACCTCGGCGACACCTTCGACATCCACGGCGGTGGCGTCGACCTGCGCTTTCCCCACCACGAGAACGAGCAGGCGCAGTCGCGTGCGGCCGGGTTCGGCTTCGCGCGCTACTGGCTGCACAACGGCTGGGTGACCGTCGGCGGCGAGAAGATGAGCAAGTCGCTCGGCAACTCGCTCATCGTGTCCGAGGTGCTGAAGTCGGTGCGGCCGTTGGCGTTGCGCTACTACCTCGGCGCCGCGCACTACCGCTCGATGATCGAGTACACGCCCGACTCGCTCGCGGAGGCCGAGAGCGCCGTCGAGCGCATCGAGGGCTTCGTGCAGCGCGCGTCGGCGGTCGCTCCGGTGCCGTTCGAGGTCGAGCTGCCCGAGGCCTTCCGTGAGGCCCTGGACGACGACCTCAACGTCTCGGGCGCGCTGGCCGTGGTGCACGAGACGGTGCGCGCCGGCAACACCGCGCTCGACGAGGGCGACGACGCGTCCGTGCGCGAGAGCCTGGGCGCAGTCGTCGCGATGACGTCGGTGCTGGGAATCAACCCGCTCGACCCGGTGTGGTCGGGCGCCTCGGCGGCCGACGACCGGGCGGCGTCCGCGCTCGACGCGCTGGTGCGCGCCGAGCTCGACGCGCGGCAGGCCGCTCGGGCCGCGCGCGACTTCGCCGCGGCCGACGCGATCCGCGACCGACTCACGGCGGCGGGCATCGCCGTCGAGGACACCCCCAGCGGAGCCCGGTGGTCGCTCGCGCGGTCGACGGTCGGCCGTCAGAGCACGAGCGTCGAGGACGGAGACTCCTGA
- a CDS encoding S-(hydroxymethyl)mycothiol dehydrogenase, producing MPQTVKGVIARSKGAPVELVDVVVPDPGPGEAVVQVQACGVCHTDLHYREGGINDEFPFLLGHEAAGVVEAVGEGVTDVAPGDFVVLNWRAVCGECRACRRGRPWYCFNTHNAAQKMTLDDGTELTPALGIGAFAEKTLVHAGQCTKVDPQAPATAAGLLGCGVMAGFGAAVNTGNVQRGDSVAVIGCGGVGNAAIAGAVLAGATTVIAVDVDDRKLEWARGFGATHTVNSRERNAVEAIRELTGGFGADVVVEAVGRPETYEQAFYARDLAGTVVLVGVPTPDLKIELPLIEVFGRGGALKSSWYGDCLPSRDFPMLVDLYRQGRFDLDGFVSETVGLGDVEAAFERMHRGEVLRSVVQL from the coding sequence ATGCCACAGACCGTGAAGGGTGTCATCGCGCGCTCCAAGGGCGCGCCCGTCGAGCTGGTCGACGTCGTCGTCCCCGACCCGGGGCCGGGCGAGGCCGTCGTGCAGGTGCAGGCCTGCGGTGTCTGCCACACCGACCTGCACTACCGCGAGGGCGGGATCAACGACGAGTTCCCGTTCCTGCTCGGCCACGAGGCCGCCGGCGTCGTCGAGGCCGTGGGCGAGGGTGTCACCGACGTCGCGCCCGGCGACTTCGTCGTCCTCAACTGGCGCGCGGTGTGTGGTGAGTGCCGCGCGTGCCGCCGCGGGCGCCCGTGGTACTGCTTCAACACCCACAACGCCGCCCAGAAGATGACGCTGGACGACGGCACCGAGCTCACCCCGGCCCTGGGCATCGGCGCGTTCGCCGAGAAGACGCTCGTGCACGCGGGCCAGTGCACGAAGGTCGACCCGCAGGCGCCGGCCACGGCGGCGGGCCTGCTCGGCTGCGGCGTGATGGCGGGCTTCGGCGCGGCCGTCAACACCGGCAACGTCCAGCGCGGCGACTCCGTGGCCGTCATCGGCTGCGGCGGCGTGGGCAACGCGGCGATCGCCGGGGCCGTGCTGGCCGGCGCCACGACCGTGATCGCCGTCGACGTCGACGACCGCAAGCTCGAGTGGGCGCGCGGGTTCGGCGCCACGCACACGGTGAACAGCCGCGAGCGCAACGCCGTCGAGGCGATCCGCGAGCTCACCGGCGGCTTCGGCGCCGACGTCGTGGTCGAGGCCGTCGGCCGCCCGGAGACGTACGAGCAGGCGTTCTACGCCCGCGACCTGGCCGGCACGGTGGTGCTGGTGGGCGTCCCGACACCGGACCTGAAGATCGAGCTGCCGCTCATCGAGGTGTTCGGCCGCGGCGGGGCGCTGAAGTCGAGCTGGTACGGCGACTGCCTGCCCAGCCGCGACTTCCCGATGCTCGTCGACCTCTACCGCCAGGGCCGGTTCGACCTCGACGGCTTCGTGTCCGAGACGGTCGGGCTCGGCGACGTCGAGGCCGCGTTCGAGCGGATGCACCGCGGCGAGGTGCTGCGCTCGGTGGTGCAGCTGTGA